In one Kitasatospora cineracea genomic region, the following are encoded:
- the sdhC gene encoding succinate dehydrogenase, cytochrome b556 subunit — MPAGTLYRGREGMWSWVAHRVTGVLIFFFLFAHVLDTALVRVSPEAYDSVIATYKFWLVNLMEYGLVAAILFHALNGLRVVAVDFWAKGPKYQKQMLWTVVGVWVVLMAGAFYPVLEHTLRTWFGG, encoded by the coding sequence GTGCCGGCTGGAACGCTGTACCGCGGCCGGGAAGGCATGTGGAGCTGGGTGGCTCACCGAGTCACCGGCGTCCTGATCTTCTTCTTCCTGTTCGCACATGTCCTGGACACCGCCCTGGTGCGGGTGTCGCCCGAGGCCTACGACTCGGTGATCGCCACCTACAAGTTCTGGCTGGTGAACCTGATGGAGTACGGCCTGGTGGCCGCCATCCTGTTCCACGCCCTGAACGGTCTGCGGGTCGTGGCGGTGGACTTCTGGGCCAAGGGCCCGAAGTACCAGAAGCAGATGCTGTGGACCGTCGTGGGCGTCTGGGTCGTCCTGATGGCCGGCGCCTTCTACCCCGTCCTCGAGCACACCCTTCGCACCTGGTTCGGGGGCTGA
- a CDS encoding 2-oxo-4-hydroxy-4-carboxy-5-ureidoimidazoline decarboxylase has translation MRSAPSLLGLHRFNEADSGAVEEALLACCGSHRWALRLTAHRPYPDIESLLAAASEASYDLRPADLAEALADESWMPQPLLGMRAPGSQAAHTALRAAHAAYEARFGHVFVVCLDGVDPEEMLDAVLTSLRTRLAHDPDEERLVSAEELRRIALSRLEHLVAVKS, from the coding sequence GTGCGGTCGGCACCGTCCCTGCTGGGGCTTCACCGGTTCAACGAAGCCGACTCCGGTGCGGTGGAGGAGGCGCTGCTCGCCTGTTGCGGCAGCCACCGCTGGGCCCTCCGCCTCACCGCCCACCGCCCCTATCCCGACATAGAGTCCCTGCTCGCCGCGGCCAGCGAGGCCAGCTACGACCTGCGCCCCGCGGACCTCGCGGAGGCCCTCGCCGACGAGAGCTGGATGCCCCAGCCGCTGCTCGGCATGCGCGCCCCCGGCAGCCAGGCGGCGCACACCGCGCTGCGCGCCGCCCACGCCGCGTACGAGGCCCGGTTCGGGCACGTCTTCGTGGTCTGCCTGGACGGCGTCGACCCCGAGGAGATGCTGGACGCCGTCCTCACCTCGCTCCGCACCCGGCTCGCCCACGACCCCGACGAGGAACGCCTGGTCTCCGCCGAGGAGTTGCGCCGGATCGCGCTCAGCCGCCTCGAGCACCTGGTCGCGGTCAAGAGCTGA
- a CDS encoding SDR family oxidoreductase, with protein MTEQKVAVVTGASSGIGAATARRLAADGFEVVLTARRTERIEALAKEIGGRPYTLDVTDRAAVDAFAAEVGRVDVLVNNAGGALGAESVENGDPADWRTMYEVNVIGVLHLTQALLPALRATGGGTVLIMSSTAALAAYEGGGGYVAAKHAVHSVAQTLRLELVAEPVRVIEIAPGMVKSEGFALTRFRGDREKADAVYAGVAEPLTSEDVADTVSWAVTRPAHVNIDLLVVRPRAQAANHKVHRAS; from the coding sequence ATGACCGAGCAGAAGGTGGCCGTGGTCACCGGCGCCAGCAGCGGAATCGGGGCGGCGACCGCCCGCCGACTGGCCGCGGACGGCTTCGAGGTGGTGCTGACCGCCCGCCGCACCGAGCGGATCGAGGCGCTGGCGAAGGAGATCGGCGGCCGCCCCTACACCCTGGACGTCACCGACCGGGCCGCGGTGGACGCGTTCGCCGCCGAGGTGGGCCGGGTCGACGTGCTGGTGAACAACGCGGGCGGCGCGCTCGGCGCGGAGAGCGTCGAGAACGGCGACCCGGCGGACTGGCGCACCATGTACGAGGTCAACGTGATCGGCGTGCTGCACCTGACCCAGGCGCTGCTGCCCGCGCTGCGCGCCACCGGCGGGGGCACCGTGCTGATCATGTCCTCGACCGCGGCGCTGGCCGCGTACGAGGGCGGCGGCGGGTACGTGGCGGCCAAGCACGCCGTCCACTCGGTGGCCCAGACCCTGCGCCTCGAACTCGTGGCCGAGCCGGTCCGGGTGATCGAGATCGCGCCCGGCATGGTGAAGTCGGAGGGCTTCGCGCTGACCCGCTTCCGCGGCGACCGGGAGAAGGCGGACGCGGTCTACGCGGGCGTCGCCGAGCCGCTCACCTCGGAGGACGTCGCCGACACCGTCTCCTGGGCGGTCACCCGGCCCGCCCACGTGAACATCGACCTGCTGGTGGTCCGGCCCCGCGCCCAGGCCGCCAACCACAAGGTGCACCGGGCCAGTTGA
- a CDS encoding acyl-CoA mutase large subunit family protein, whose translation MAAEPRRTESGLPIEPVYGPDTLDGFDAASRLGAPGRYPFTRGVYPTMYTGKPWTMRQYAGFGTAAESNARYKQLIANGTMGLSVAFDLPTQMGYDSDAAISHGEVGKVGVAIDSVEDMNVLFGGIPLGEVSTSMTINAPGSLLLLLYQLVGEAQGVPSNKLTGTIQNDVLKEYIARGTYIFPPKPSLRLIADVFQYCRAEIPKWNTISISGYHMAEAGANPAQEIAFTLANGIEYVRTAVAAGMDVDDFAPRLSFFFVSRTTLLEEVAKFRAARRIWARVMKEEFGAKNPKSQMLRFHTQTAGVQLTAQQPEVNLVRVSVQALAAVLGGTQSLHTNSFDEAIALPTEKSARLALRTQQVLAFETDVTATVDPFAGSYVVEAMTDEMEAAALELMAKVEDMGGAVAAIEQGYQKGEIERTAYRIQQEQDSGERTVVGVNRFQLAEEEPYEPLRVDPAIEAQQAERLARLRSDRDTSAVDRALSQLRKAAEGTDNVLYPMKEALAARATVGEVCDALRGVWGTYVPVDRF comes from the coding sequence ATGGCAGCCGAGCCCCGCCGCACCGAGTCGGGCCTGCCGATCGAGCCGGTGTACGGCCCCGACACCCTGGACGGCTTCGACGCCGCGAGCCGGCTCGGCGCGCCCGGCCGGTACCCGTTCACCCGCGGCGTGTACCCGACCATGTACACCGGCAAGCCGTGGACGATGCGCCAGTACGCCGGCTTCGGCACCGCCGCCGAGTCCAACGCCCGCTACAAGCAGCTCATCGCCAACGGCACCATGGGCCTGTCGGTGGCCTTCGACCTGCCGACCCAGATGGGCTACGACTCGGACGCCGCGATCTCGCACGGCGAGGTCGGCAAGGTCGGCGTGGCGATCGACAGCGTCGAGGACATGAACGTGCTCTTCGGCGGCATCCCGCTCGGCGAGGTCTCCACCTCGATGACCATCAACGCGCCCGGCTCGCTGCTGCTGCTGCTCTACCAGCTGGTCGGCGAGGCCCAGGGCGTGCCGTCGAACAAGCTCACCGGCACCATCCAGAACGACGTGCTCAAGGAGTACATCGCCCGCGGCACGTACATCTTCCCGCCCAAGCCCAGCCTGCGGCTGATCGCCGACGTGTTCCAGTACTGCCGGGCCGAGATCCCCAAGTGGAACACCATCTCCATCTCCGGCTACCACATGGCCGAGGCCGGGGCGAACCCCGCGCAGGAGATCGCCTTCACCCTCGCCAACGGCATCGAGTACGTCCGCACCGCGGTCGCCGCCGGGATGGACGTCGACGACTTCGCGCCCCGGCTCTCCTTCTTCTTCGTCTCCCGCACCACGCTGCTGGAGGAGGTCGCCAAGTTCCGTGCCGCGCGCCGGATCTGGGCCCGCGTCATGAAGGAGGAGTTCGGCGCGAAGAACCCCAAGTCGCAGATGCTGCGCTTCCACACCCAGACCGCCGGCGTCCAGCTCACCGCCCAGCAGCCCGAGGTCAACCTGGTCCGGGTCTCGGTGCAGGCGCTCGCCGCGGTGCTGGGCGGCACCCAGTCGCTGCACACCAACTCCTTCGACGAGGCGATCGCCCTGCCGACCGAGAAGTCCGCCCGGCTCGCGCTGCGCACCCAGCAGGTGCTCGCCTTCGAGACCGACGTCACCGCCACCGTCGACCCGTTCGCCGGCTCCTACGTGGTCGAGGCGATGACGGACGAGATGGAGGCCGCCGCGCTGGAGCTGATGGCCAAGGTCGAGGACATGGGCGGCGCCGTCGCCGCCATCGAACAGGGCTACCAGAAGGGCGAGATCGAGCGCACCGCGTACCGCATCCAGCAGGAGCAGGACTCCGGCGAGCGGACCGTGGTCGGCGTCAACCGCTTCCAGCTCGCCGAGGAGGAGCCCTACGAGCCGCTGCGGGTCGACCCGGCGATCGAGGCCCAGCAGGCCGAGCGGCTGGCCCGGCTGCGGTCCGACCGGGACACCTCGGCCGTCGACCGGGCGCTGTCGCAGCTGCGCAAGGCCGCGGAGGGCACCGACAACGTGCTCTACCCGATGAAGGAGGCCCTGGCGGCCCGGGCCACGGTCGGCGAGGTCTGCGACGCGCTGCGCGGCGTGTGGGGGACGTACGTGCCGGTCGACCGGTTCTGA